A single Sulfurimonas aquatica DNA region contains:
- the thiD gene encoding bifunctional hydroxymethylpyrimidine kinase/phosphomethylpyrimidine kinase — protein MKVVLTIAGSDSSGGAGIQADLKTFEAFGLFGTSALTVLTAQNTTGVTDIQEVSPSFVKEQINAVLKDFDVAAIKIGMLYSKEIIEVVKESIKDLKTPIVLDPVFISKASSPLLKEDAVEAMKELFEYARVLTPNRYEAEALFGYEYGNDSSLESITNAPTAVLVKNHVVDTPEGKVSLDQLFMGKKKVAIQTPYLETTNLHGTGCSYSSAITANIALGHSLEVSIKRAKEFINLAIESAPNIGNGPGPINHKAAGEKVK, from the coding sequence ATGAAAGTAGTACTAACAATAGCGGGTTCAGACTCTAGTGGCGGAGCGGGCATACAAGCTGATTTGAAAACGTTTGAGGCGTTTGGACTTTTTGGAACTTCGGCGTTAACGGTTCTGACCGCTCAAAACACTACGGGTGTAACGGACATCCAAGAGGTAAGTCCATCATTTGTTAAAGAGCAGATTAACGCAGTGCTTAAAGATTTTGACGTGGCTGCCATAAAGATAGGAATGCTTTACTCAAAAGAGATTATAGAGGTTGTAAAAGAGTCTATCAAAGATTTAAAAACACCAATAGTATTAGACCCCGTATTTATCTCAAAAGCAAGTTCGCCTCTTTTAAAAGAGGACGCCGTTGAGGCTATGAAAGAGTTGTTTGAGTATGCAAGGGTTCTAACGCCAAACAGATATGAAGCCGAGGCCCTCTTTGGATATGAGTATGGAAACGATAGCTCTTTAGAGAGCATAACAAACGCTCCTACGGCTGTTTTAGTTAAAAACCACGTCGTAGATACTCCAGAGGGAAAGGTAAGTCTAGATCAGCTTTTTATGGGTAAAAAGAAAGTAGCCATTCAAACGCCATATTTAGAGACTACAAATCTTCATGGAACTGGATGCTCCTACTCAAGCGCCATCACTGCAAACATAGCGTTGGGTCATTCTCTTGAAGTTTCCATAAAAAGAGCAAAAGAGTTTATCAACCTAGCAATAGAGTCTGCTCCAAACATTGGAAATGGGCCTGGACCTATAAACCATAAAGCAGCTGGAGAAAAGGTAAAATAA
- the thiE gene encoding thiamine phosphate synthase, with protein MNLDKLRGLYVITDDLLTPNATLLEQVTESLKGGAKIVQLRDKVSSLDEIKQKAIELESLCQEYDAIFVLNDKVELAIELGLSALHIGKSDHHRVKEIRKNFSGYLGVSCYGDISLAKSMQEVGVDYVAFGSFYTSPTKPNANIVDLNILSKARAELNIPVCAIGGISKDNIDEVMEHKPDMISLVSDIWKCEDIKEKSKFYTKFYEE; from the coding sequence ATGAACTTAGATAAATTAAGAGGATTGTATGTTATTACAGACGATCTTTTAACTCCCAATGCAACACTATTGGAGCAAGTAACGGAGTCACTAAAGGGTGGAGCTAAAATCGTACAACTTCGTGATAAAGTAAGCTCGTTAGATGAAATAAAACAAAAAGCTATAGAGCTAGAGAGTTTATGTCAAGAGTACGACGCAATATTTGTTTTAAACGACAAGGTAGAACTAGCTATAGAGCTAGGTCTTAGCGCTCTTCACATTGGCAAGAGCGATCATCATAGAGTCAAAGAGATTAGAAAAAACTTTTCTGGTTACTTGGGTGTTTCTTGTTATGGAGACATTTCTCTTGCTAAAAGTATGCAAGAAGTTGGAGTTGACTATGTGGCGTTTGGTTCATTTTATACTTCGCCTACCAAACCTAACGCGAACATTGTGGATTTAAATATTTTAAGCAAAGCAAGAGCTGAACTTAATATTCCAGTATGTGCTATCGGTGGAATTTCTAAAGATAACATAGATGAAGTTATGGAACATAAACCAGATATGATATCATTAGTAAGTGACATTTGGAAGTGTGAAGATATAAAAGAGAAGTCAAAATTTTATACTAAATTTTACGAGGAATAG
- a CDS encoding histone deacetylase family protein, with translation MSSVAFIYDPIFLEHDTGLSHPENANRLRSILRAIEPLREKLLFLEPKPVPLDLVMQVHPSYHVEFIEEKSLSGEAIDSDTQVSSESYEAALMAVGAGKEAIDKIVSQEIRSAFCAVRPPGHHATTTQAMGFCLFNNIAITARYAQSMGYEKVMIIDFDVHHGNGTQEIFYDDSSVFYFSTHEYPAYPGTGSIDECGSGEGEGFTHNFPMRSYSTDDDILPIYEEDLLDDVESFQPDIILVSAGYDLHAADPLAQLQVSTEGIKKIVESIMHCSNVPKVFMLEGGYNLNALGESVFETIDAMISS, from the coding sequence ATGTCATCAGTTGCGTTTATATATGACCCCATATTCTTAGAGCATGATACAGGATTGTCCCATCCTGAAAACGCCAATAGACTTCGCTCAATCTTAAGAGCGATAGAACCACTTCGTGAGAAGTTACTCTTTCTAGAGCCTAAACCTGTGCCTTTAGATCTTGTTATGCAGGTCCATCCTAGTTATCATGTCGAATTTATTGAAGAGAAAAGTTTAAGCGGAGAAGCTATAGATAGTGATACACAAGTCTCAAGTGAATCTTACGAAGCGGCTTTGATGGCGGTTGGTGCTGGTAAAGAAGCTATAGATAAAATAGTTTCCCAAGAGATAAGAAGTGCATTTTGCGCCGTGAGACCTCCAGGACACCATGCAACCACTACTCAAGCTATGGGTTTTTGTTTGTTTAACAACATCGCGATTACAGCTCGCTATGCTCAGTCCATGGGGTATGAGAAAGTGATGATAATTGATTTTGACGTACATCATGGTAATGGAACTCAAGAGATATTTTATGACGATTCTAGCGTGTTTTACTTTAGCACTCATGAGTATCCAGCCTACCCTGGCACTGGTTCAATAGATGAGTGTGGGAGTGGTGAAGGAGAAGGATTTACTCATAATTTTCCAATGCGCTCATATAGTACAGATGATGACATCCTCCCTATTTATGAAGAGGATCTTTTAGACGATGTTGAGAGTTTTCAACCTGATATCATTCTAGTCTCTGCTGGCTATGATCTACATGCTGCAGATCCTTTAGCTCAACTACAAGTGAGTACGGAGGGCATCAAAAAGATTGTCGAGTCAATTATGCACTGCAGCAACGTTCCAAAAGTTTTTATGCTTGAGGGTGGTTACAATCTTAATGCGCTTGGAGAGAGTGTTTTTGAGACTATTGATG